In the genome of Ctenopharyngodon idella isolate HZGC_01 chromosome 16, HZGC01, whole genome shotgun sequence, the window AGATGGGGTTCAGTCTGATCTCGGTACCATAGTGGAACACACACGCCACACCCGTGCAGCGCCCTCCAGTGGACAACTGAGCCTGCTGTCTAAACAAGAGGATGAGGAAGAACCCCGCAGCAGCTTGACTGAACTACTGGCCAGAATCATCTCCACCAAAGGTGGAATTCTTCTttcagattatttatttatagaacTTCTAATCAACCATTTGTCCTGCATATAATGTTATGCTCTATAAACAATGATAATGGCATTTAAAAGAGCACTCACAGGCATTAATTTTGGCCAATTATAGCAACATTACATAACAACATTTGTCCTTGTCCTTCCATGCAGGTACATACCGCAGAAGTTCCTCTCCGAATAGCAGGTCCATGGGCTCCACTCACAGAATAAAGGACAGAGATTACctgggatggatggattttgGCCGACGGAGCGCAGAGGAGTATGAATACTCCTCATAAGACCCATTCAACCACTTACATGAATCAACCTGATTAGCCAATCATCTGTACAGAGTCACCCATTTCAATGTCAATCAATCACAGTCTGAGCTCGGTCTGATGTAAATTTGTTTGTACAATGGAGATGATGCAATATATGAATACATGTGTCCAtctatatacatttattttgcagaaaaaaaCGAGTGAGAATGTAGTCTCTACTGCTTTTATTCTCGTAACTCATGTATATATGATTTTGTCCTATGACATATCACAGATGTCTATGAATAAATCATTGCCTTAACTCACTCATCCGAACTCTCATGGCTCTTGTAACTAATTGTGTTGTGTACTGTGCACATACTTAAAActcagaggggaaaaaaagaaaaaaaaaatcttgaggCAGAGAAATatcaaatttaaatcaatataatgtgctttttttaacattaagcaacagcaacaaataaaaatacagaaaaacaacaagaaattttttatgttaagaaaaactaaataagcAGCTGAGGCCATTCGTCCATTGTAATGTTTCTTGATCCAGTAATGAAAGTCATATTAGCTTTTCTTCGCATGTATCTTTGATTCCCCATCTTAGCGGAATCCACCACAGCTCAGTAAAGCCATTTGTGTGCTGT includes:
- the ccka gene encoding cholecystokinin a, with product MNTGICVCVLLAALSTSSCISLHTQSEDGVQSDLGTIVEHTRHTRAAPSSGQLSLLSKQEDEEEPRSSLTELLARIISTKGTYRRSSSPNSRSMGSTHRIKDRDYLGWMDFGRRSAEEYEYSS